GGTTACAGTAGATGGCGAAACGTCCAGTGAGCTTGCGACAACGCCCTTGAGACTGGCCTCCGAGTCGAGAAGGAACTGGCCAGAAGTCACCACTTTTTGCCCCTCTTCCAAGCCTTTCAATATCAGAGTTTTGCCATCGTTATCTTGGCCTAACTGCACCTCCACCGGGCGATATCGACCAGCGTCTTCAGAGAGCATGACCAACGTACGTCGACCGGTACGAATGACGGCCTCGCTCGGCACCCACAAAACACTTTGCTCCGTCGAACGATTGAGACTTACCTGCGCGGTCAAACCTGGCCTGAGTCGGCCATCCGGATTGGGTAACTCAACTCGAACGCGAAGTGTGCGACTGTCCGAACTGGTTTCCGGAAGAATCGCACTGACGACGCCCTTGAGCACAACTCCAGGGAGCGCGGACAAACGCGCTTCGGCTGCTTGCCCTACAACGATTGACCCAGCCTCCGACTCTGGTACCGCCACGGCCAGCCAGACACTGCTCAAACCATTAACACGCGCGAGCGTCTCGCCTGCGGCCACCGTCATACCTTCACGCACACTCAGCTCTTGAAGCACACCACCAATAGGGCTGGTCAGAGTCAGGTTCGGTTGAACTTTGCCACTGCGCTCAACTTGAGCAATTAACTTAGTTGGCATTCCGGTGAGCCTCAATCGCTGGCGGGCCGCTGTCAGCAAGTCAGCATCGCCACTACGCTTGAGGGCGAGAAATTCCTCTTGAGCAGCTGCCCAATCCGGCACCAAGATATCTGCCAAGGCGGCATTCACTTTCAGCACATCACCAGGTGCATGGGCGTACACGCGCTCGACAAAACCCGCCGTACGGGCCTGAATGACTGCAACGTCCCGTTCGTTGAAGGCCAGAACACCTACCACGTTCAGTGTCGAGGCAAATACCCCTCGACTGACACTAGCCAGTCGCACACCAAGGTTCTGAGTCAGGCTTGGATCAATTCGAATGCCGCCGCTGTCCCCCTTGGTATCTGCGTATTGGGGGATCATCTGCATATCCATGAAGGGTGACTTACCCGGTTTATCGAATTTCTGTTGTGGGTACATGGGGTCATACCAATACAGAACCTTTCGATCAGGAGAGGCTTTGGCTTCCTGATCCGGCTCGACACCAGCTACTTCGCTCATTCGCGGTTGGGCTAACCAGTAACCTCCGGCAACACCCAAGGCAATCGAGATGCCGACAACTAAAGTCCCTTTCCATACTTTGAAATTCATTGAGCGGGCTCCCCGTAAGAGAAATACAGGCGAGCGCTGGTGAGAGCACGTTGCTCTTCAACGTCAATCTGCTTGAGACGGGCTTCGATGAGTTCGCGTCGGGCGGCCACAACCGAGTTCAAATCACCTTTGCCGGAACGGTAGCTAGCCATGGTGAGTTCAACCTTTTCTTTAGCCAGCGGCAACAAGCTTTCCTGATTACGGTTGACTGCACGATTGAGTCGCTCGTAGTCGGCCAACTCATCCTCCAGTTGCTGGGTATGCTCGCGCGACAGAGCTTCCCGCTCAGCCTCAAGCTGGTTGAGTTCGGCGTGCTTTGCCGCAATTTTGGGGTTTTGCCGAGAGTCAGGAAACAGCGGGAGATCCCATGAAAACTGGACGCTAACCATGTCACCGAATTGTTTGCCTCGATGCTGATAGTCGAATTCCCAGCTCCAGTCAGATTGCTTTTCCGCCTCAGCTTCACGGATCTTGGCTTGTGCTTCACGGGTCATCGGCACATACGCCGCCAATTCAGGGTGATGTTGCAGCTTATGGGAGTATCCAGAGGTTTCAATGGGCCAATCAGGCAAGCTGCCCGCCGGTTTGTCATTGGCAGCTGGGCCAATCCAGCGCTTGAGGGCCGCCCGGGCCTGTGCACGTTGGCGAACTAAATCATCCTGCTGCTCCGCCAGTTGGGCAGCTTCCTGTTTAGGTGTCACCGCATCGGCGGGTTGGGCGCGGCCACCCGCAATCTGAGATCTGACGGTATCGGTCAGAAGACGGTTTTCTTTGTAGAAGTCCTGGAACATCGCATCTTTACGCTCAACCGAGTAGCTACTGATCCAGGCCAATGCCGTGGACTGTCGGACGTTCAGACGCGCCACTCGACGCTCAGCGGACGCTCGATCAACAGCCGCATCCGCGACCTCGATACGTGCTTTGCGCTTATCGCTGTTGGGCATCTCCTGTCTGACCCCGACCATTTGCATGGTCATGAAGTCCTGGTCGATGCTCCATCTGTCGGCACCACCAATGGGGTAGTTCTGCACGCCCAGCAGTAGCTTGGGATCGGGTAGTTCGCCAGCGGGAATGGCCGCACTGGTGGCTGCTTGAATTTTGGCGTCTTGTGCGGTCAACGACGGTGCATTGTTTTCGGCCAGCCGCAGCGCTTCATCGAGTGTCAATGCACCAGCAAGGCTCGGCAATGCCAGTACGCTTGCCGCCAGGCCGGCCACGAGGGACCAACCTGTGCAAAAGCAGTTGGAGTTCATGTTCACGATTCCTGTGATGATCCACCGCGCGCTTCATAAGACATGCGCGCAGATATGCCATCCCGCTAACGCGGAATGAGGCTCAGTGTGGTACAGGAATCAAGTACGGGGCGGTCGCCATAACCCAGAAGGGGTTTGTACGAGTGGGAAATGGCTGGAGAAGGGCGGAACGATTGGACTGGACAAGGTAATAGGAGGCTTGATGATCGAGACTTGCAGCATGCCGCCCGTTTTGCATTCCTGGCCCGACTTACAAGGTTTGCCATGCTCAGCGGTACTTTTCATGTCGTGGCAGCAGTCTTGACCCATACCATCCATCATCGCTATACCCATGGTTTTCATCGGGCATGGTTCAGTCGATGCTTGAACACCCGCCATCCCGCTAAGGGGAAGCGCCAAGCTAATTAGGAAAATCAGGCAAAACCGCACATAGCGTTTCATGGGCTAAAGTGTAGACGGTGCAAATGGCCCTTACAATTCACCCTTAAGACTCCTGTATTGGCTGTTACCAACGTCTATGCTGCGCTCATTTCCATGACAGGGCTTAAAGTACCTAACCATGCGACAAGACAGATAATGATGACCGCCATTGAAAACTCAAGTTTCATGCTACGGCGCAAGGCATTCACCGCGACAGCGTATTCGCCATTGCGAACTGATCGCTCCAATAAGGGGCTTAGATGAAAACGGTTAAGCGTGGCTAATACGATCATCCCTGCAAACAGCAGGATTTTCAAAAATAGTAACTGGCCATAAGTGCTGAGCATCACCTCATCGAGGCTCGGTCCTACGATAAATAGGTAATTCACCACGCCCGTTATACTGATGATTACTACAATCACCGCGCCGGCCGATTCAAACCCTGTCAGTACCCGAGCAAGAACTCGTACTTCCTGATCACCTTTCAGCGATTTTAAACGCAGCAGCAGTGCAAATGCTGCCAACGCACCCAACCAACCGCCTGCGGCCAAGAGATGGAAGATGTCGCTAGTAAAATGCCAGTAACGACGGCTCCCTTCGTCCATCGCACCATGCCCTGTCCATGCCAGCGTCGCAAGCGCAATGGCGCCACATACAGTGACAATCCAAAGACTGAGTGTCGGAAAGCGCTTACTCAGAGCAACGCCGAGAACAGCCGTCAGCAACGCCACTATCCGGACCATCCAGGTCAAACCGACGTCAGTCCCCATGAGAACCATTTGAAAAATATGGTGATGTAGCTCCATGAAGCCCGACACACCACTCATAGCTTTTGCAAGCAACAACATGGCTGCTAGAGACAGAGCTACACCTAAAACAGATGTACTGTAAAGAAGCGACTCAAAATTTAAAACCGCTCCCGATACTCTCTCTTTTCCCCTCAGGCTATAAAGACCAAATATTGCCAGTCCAAATAACAGCATCAGATCAAAATATAGAGCAAAGCGAACAGCTATATTTATTGAGTCGCTCATGAATCATTTCACTTTGAAAGAAAAATTGCCGGTGATTGGATGAGTGTCAGACGAGACGGCACGCCACTCAACTTTATAAGTACCTGTGGTCAATGGCGATGCAGGCGTAATAACCATTGTCTTAGGATCTCCACCGCCTGCAACGGCTGCTTTAACGCCCATTGGGGAGTTAGGCATGCCAGGCATATCGGTCATGATCAGCTTAGCACCGGAAAACTGAGTCGTTAGATTCTCAGAAAATTGCAGTTCAATTTTCGCAGGAGCAGCAACATCCGACCCTTCTGCTGGAGTAGAAGAAAGCAGCTTTGGATGTGCCTGAGCAACTGCACTCAAAAGCAAACCCGCTGTCAGTGCTACAGCTACGGTGGTGGTTTTAAGGAATGACATGCAAGACTCCTCACAGCAAAAGCTGTTGATTCTAGGTTTTTGATGAGTATCTAGTTATTACTTTTACGCTTATTAAAAACACTGGCGAGCTACCTAGCAAATTCCGTGTTCTACGGCGGCCTGGACAGGAATAATCACAAGAATTCCAACGTCACAGCGCAAGTACACGATGCCACACGAACGCAAACTATTCGATTACATTTCAGTCAGCTTGGACCTGCTTTGGGACGCTGAATTTCTTGAAAAAATGGTTAAAACTGGCTTCCGTTTTGCGACGTTCACACTGTGATAACCGTTCGCAAGACCACATAGCTGCTCGGGTGTATATGGTGTCGTTGATTAGGCATTTTCTGCACTCGCACATGGGAGCTGTATATGAAAGGCTGTTTTTCCATCTGACGACGTGCACCATATCTTGCCGCCATGCGACTCGATAATGGATCGAGTGATTGATAAGCCTAGCCCCGCATTACTTGGGTTTCCTTCTCTACGAGCGGGGTCCACTCGATAAAATCGATCAAACAGTTTTTCAAGGTGCTCAGGAGCGATAGGTTCTCCAGGGTTTTCCACGGAGACAGAGATTGACGTCCCTTCCTGCCTTATATTGACGCTGATACATTTCCCTGCGGAGGTGTACCGGAGGGCATTCGAGAGCAGATTAGAGATAGCCCTGTCGAGCATAAGAACGTCACCTCGGACGCTGCCCCTCCCTGTCACCTTAAGGTCGATGCCTTGCTCATCAGCCAACAAGCGGTAGTACTCGAGTAATTTTTCTACTAGCGCTACCAAGTCTATCGGTTTGTTTTCATGAGAAATCAGACCATTGTCAGATTTCGCTAGAAAAAGCATGTCATCAATCATCCGGCCCATACGCTTCAGGTCATCAAGATTCGAGTACAAGTTGTCTTCGTAGTCCTCAATATTCCTTTTTCTAGATAAAACCACTTCGGTGTGAGTCATCAAATTGCTGACAGGTGTTCGTAGTTCGTGAGCAATGTCCGCAGAGAAGTTTGATAAGCGAACAAATGCATCGTCAAGTCTAGATAACATTGCATTGAAAGAAAGCACCATCTGCTGAAGCTCTTTAGGAACGGCCGCTAAAGGAATCCGTTCTTTGAGCGATTTAGCAGACATTGACGCAGCGACTTGAGTAACCTGGCGAATAGGCCTTAGTCCACTGCTCGCGACCATCCAGCCCAGCGCCGCACTGACCAGCGCGCTTATAAACAACCCTATCAAAAACCAGCGTTCAAGCGTCTCAAAGAACGCCATATGTTGCGTAACGTCAAAGATCAACAGTACGGTCAGCGGTTTTTCTTGTCCCGTCACAATCGCTTGCGCCGTTATTCCCCGGAACGTTTGCTCATCATCCCGCCACTCCCAAACATTGTTGTTTGAAGTCGTACGAAAGCCTTCCGGAATATCGATTGGACCTGGATCAGCAAAAAGGGTCTTGCCCTGACCATCGAAGATCAGGGCTGTCAAATCTCGGTGAGCACCCAGCAGCGCCTCCAACTCAGGCTTAACATCACTGAACTGGTCAATGCTACTCAATCCCGTCAAAATTCTTTGGGTCGAGTGTAGCTTCTCGTTCAGCGCCTGCTGATCTAGCATTTTGAAATGATGCCGGCTAAGGCTGTTAAAACTGAGTCCAGCGACGGTGAGCACCGCCGTTACAGCTAGCATGAACATCAGGCTCATGCGGGTAGTCAGAGACATTCGATTCATTCCAGCCCCGTCCCAGAATCCGGCGCATCTAGCATGTAGCCCATGCCTCGGGAGGTGTGGATAAGCTTGACCTCAAAATCATCATCAATCTTTGCTCTGAGCCGCCTTACGGCGACCTCGATGACGTTAGTATCGCTGTCGAAGTTCATGTCCCACACCTGGGAAGCGATAAGCGACTTAGGCAGCACCTCACCTCGACGACGGAGCAGCAATTCGAGTAACGCAAACTCTTTGGCCGTGAGATCTATACGTTTGCCTCCACGGACAACCCTGCGCTTGAGCAGGTCAACCTCAAGATCAGCCAATTTCATATGAGTTTGGGAGGGGGCTGTACTCCCTCTTCGCAGCAGCGTTCTGACGCGGGCCAGCAATTCAGAAAAAGCGAAGGGTTTTATGAGGTAATCGTCTGCCCCCAGCTCAAGTCCTTTGACGCGATCCTCGACGCGGTCTCGCGCCGTGAGAAAAAGCACGGGGACATTTTTTCCGGATGCCCGCACCTTCTGAAGTACTTCCCATCCGTCCAGCCCAGGCATCATCACATCGAGAATCAGCAGGTCATAAGCCTCGCTCAACGCGTGTTGAAGCGCCTCCTTACCATTGGTAAAGCGATCAACATTGAACCCTGCCTCAGCAAGACCTTGCTGCAAATAAATGCCTATTTTGGGTTCGTCTTCCGCAACCAGAAGTCTCATGGGGGTGGCTCTCGAATGATTGTGATGATGAGTCTGCAAGGAAATGCTTCT
The genomic region above belongs to Pseudomonas azotoformans and contains:
- a CDS encoding heavy metal response regulator transcription factor yields the protein MRLLVAEDEPKIGIYLQQGLAEAGFNVDRFTNGKEALQHALSEAYDLLILDVMMPGLDGWEVLQKVRASGKNVPVLFLTARDRVEDRVKGLELGADDYLIKPFAFSELLARVRTLLRRGSTAPSQTHMKLADLEVDLLKRRVVRGGKRIDLTAKEFALLELLLRRRGEVLPKSLIASQVWDMNFDSDTNVIEVAVRRLRAKIDDDFEVKLIHTSRGMGYMLDAPDSGTGLE
- the copC gene encoding copper homeostasis periplasmic binding protein CopC, which codes for MSFLKTTTVAVALTAGLLLSAVAQAHPKLLSSTPAEGSDVAAPAKIELQFSENLTTQFSGAKLIMTDMPGMPNSPMGVKAAVAGGGDPKTMVITPASPLTTGTYKVEWRAVSSDTHPITGNFSFKVK
- a CDS encoding heavy metal sensor histidine kinase is translated as MNRMSLTTRMSLMFMLAVTAVLTVAGLSFNSLSRHHFKMLDQQALNEKLHSTQRILTGLSSIDQFSDVKPELEALLGAHRDLTALIFDGQGKTLFADPGPIDIPEGFRTTSNNNVWEWRDDEQTFRGITAQAIVTGQEKPLTVLLIFDVTQHMAFFETLERWFLIGLFISALVSAALGWMVASSGLRPIRQVTQVAASMSAKSLKERIPLAAVPKELQQMVLSFNAMLSRLDDAFVRLSNFSADIAHELRTPVSNLMTHTEVVLSRKRNIEDYEDNLYSNLDDLKRMGRMIDDMLFLAKSDNGLISHENKPIDLVALVEKLLEYYRLLADEQGIDLKVTGRGSVRGDVLMLDRAISNLLSNALRYTSAGKCISVNIRQEGTSISVSVENPGEPIAPEHLEKLFDRFYRVDPARREGNPSNAGLGLSITRSIIESHGGKIWCTSSDGKTAFHIQLPCASAENA
- the copD gene encoding copper homeostasis membrane protein CopD, with the protein product MSDSINIAVRFALYFDLMLLFGLAIFGLYSLRGKERVSGAVLNFESLLYSTSVLGVALSLAAMLLLAKAMSGVSGFMELHHHIFQMVLMGTDVGLTWMVRIVALLTAVLGVALSKRFPTLSLWIVTVCGAIALATLAWTGHGAMDEGSRRYWHFTSDIFHLLAAGGWLGALAAFALLLRLKSLKGDQEVRVLARVLTGFESAGAVIVVIISITGVVNYLFIVGPSLDEVMLSTYGQLLFLKILLFAGMIVLATLNRFHLSPLLERSVRNGEYAVAVNALRRSMKLEFSMAVIIICLVAWLGTLSPVMEMSAA
- a CDS encoding TolC family protein; amino-acid sequence: MNSNCFCTGWSLVAGLAASVLALPSLAGALTLDEALRLAENNAPSLTAQDAKIQAATSAAIPAGELPDPKLLLGVQNYPIGGADRWSIDQDFMTMQMVGVRQEMPNSDKRKARIEVADAAVDRASAERRVARLNVRQSTALAWISSYSVERKDAMFQDFYKENRLLTDTVRSQIAGGRAQPADAVTPKQEAAQLAEQQDDLVRQRAQARAALKRWIGPAANDKPAGSLPDWPIETSGYSHKLQHHPELAAYVPMTREAQAKIREAEAEKQSDWSWEFDYQHRGKQFGDMVSVQFSWDLPLFPDSRQNPKIAAKHAELNQLEAEREALSREHTQQLEDELADYERLNRAVNRNQESLLPLAKEKVELTMASYRSGKGDLNSVVAARRELIEARLKQIDVEEQRALTSARLYFSYGEPAQ
- a CDS encoding efflux RND transporter periplasmic adaptor subunit, with protein sequence MNFKVWKGTLVVGISIALGVAGGYWLAQPRMSEVAGVEPDQEAKASPDRKVLYWYDPMYPQQKFDKPGKSPFMDMQMIPQYADTKGDSGGIRIDPSLTQNLGVRLASVSRGVFASTLNVVGVLAFNERDVAVIQARTAGFVERVYAHAPGDVLKVNAALADILVPDWAAAQEEFLALKRSGDADLLTAARQRLRLTGMPTKLIAQVERSGKVQPNLTLTSPIGGVLQELSVREGMTVAAGETLARVNGLSSVWLAVAVPESEAGSIVVGQAAEARLSALPGVVLKGVVSAILPETSSDSRTLRVRVELPNPDGRLRPGLTAQVSLNRSTEQSVLWVPSEAVIRTGRRTLVMLSEDAGRYRPVEVQLGQDNDGKTLILKGLEEGQKVVTSGQFLLDSEASLKGVVASSLDVSPSTVTAGALHEADGQIVEINDKEVTLAHGPFRTLGMSGMTMTFPLAAPALMKDLKTGDKVRIAVSQTEDGLRVERLERSGTQP